The Schistocerca nitens isolate TAMUIC-IGC-003100 chromosome 2, iqSchNite1.1, whole genome shotgun sequence nucleotide sequence CTACGGCGGGGTGGGCGCCGGCCTCCTTGTGCACGACGGCGTTGAAGCCGTTGACGGGGTCAGCCGTGTAGTCGACGGTGCGGATGGAGCCGTCGGGCTCGGCCAGGCTGTAGCTGCCCTGGACGACGTCTCCGCTGCGACTCTCGTGCTGGGTCTTGGAGTCACCAGTGTGGGCGTCCTGGACGTTGTAGGCGAAGCTGTACTCGGGGTGCGGGTCGTACTCCacagcggcgggggcggcagcgacAGCTGGGGCGTAGGCCCTGGCTACGGGGGCGGCGTAAGCCCTAGCGACGGGGGCGGCGTAACGAGCGATGGGGGCGGCGTAGGCGGGGGCGGCGTATCCTCGGGCAGCCAGAGGTGCGCCGGGGGCGTAGACGGCGGGGGCGCCCAGGTAGCCGGCGCTTGCCATGGCCACCACCACGGACAGGATGATCAACTGCCAAAGAAACAGAATACTGTTAACATTCCCGCTCTGACATCTCAGTCCCAGATAAAAAGTGCTCCCTCTTTTGTGTAGACCTTTTTTCCAGTTTTCGTATGGCCCTGTAGAAGGTGCCTGCAATACTCCTAAGTGGGACTCTGAAGTCAAGAAAAATTTGGCAAAAATAAAGTGGAGATTTTCTGCTGTATGAAGAGTCCATTCAAAGCAAAAGAACTAACGCAGGGACACATCTCTTTGATAAGCGCTAGTGACCAGTAGTGCGTGTGCTTTAGATGTAATTCTATGGAATATTTAATTGCATCTGCAGCcgttggactaatatattatatcattctaaagtgtttttttttttttttttttttttttattcgaggCGTGCTCTGCCACGAGGTTCACGAGGTGATAGGTCCGCAACTCTTTAGTGTTGAGGAAATTGGATATTTTTTTTATTCGTCTGTCTCAGTAGCACtgatataaaattcagctgtagTGTTTACCAGCTTGACGCTGACACGCCCACtctcaaaccacacaccttgcTATTATTCATGCAATATGTATATAGTACCAAAAGGCACAAACTACTTCTGTACAGGAAAGTATACAGTGGGGAACAAACACCCTCATCATTGATCTTAGCCTATTTGTTCGTTAAATTTTCCTCtaccttctccctctccctctgttatctctctctctcctttttttttttttttttttttttttttttttttttttttttttttttgcaaggaaGGAAGTCCAGGTAGCTAACACTGCTTGTCAAAGGCGCGCAAATGGCAATGCAACGCACTATATTAATGTATTCCAATTCCAAAAGTATCTGAGATATCTCAGCATAATgtagtaattattgtttcttctgaACAGTGCGAATGCCCATTGTTACTTTGATAATTGTCCTAACTCAAGTAGCCTAAAAATTAGACATGGAGGAACCTGGAATAATGTTTTGACAGACGATGTTTTAACAGACGATCTCATTATTGTGTTACGGAAAGCAACAAAAAAAATTGCCGTGTAAGACACGTCTGTCGTTCATTACCGGCAATTGTGTTCAATTCTTCATCGTTATACGTGATTTCTTGTCCCTCGTTTACAAGTATACGAGAGGTGAAAGTAAGTTCAAATTAATGGTTGGCAAAGCCGTCGCCACGGCGCCAGCTAAACACGAGAGTACGCTGCTGCCGGCTGCCTCACCTTGTACGCCATGTTGCTGTTGCTATTTGCTGCTACGTTCCGCTGCTGTGTGCCTGCTTGGGCGGCGGTCACAGCTTATATAGCCACGGC carries:
- the LOC126236227 gene encoding cuticle protein 18.6 isoform X1 — encoded protein: MAYKLIILSVVVAMASAGYLGAPAVYAPGAPLAARGYAAPAYAAPIARYAAPVARAYAAPVARAYAPAVAAAPAAVEYDPHPEYSFAYNVQDAHTGDSKTQHESRSGDVVQGSYSLAEPDGSIRTVDYTADPVNGFNAVVHKEAGAHPAVAAPVAVAHAPVAVAAPARAYAAPIARAAYAAPIARAAYAPALAYGGAYHG